The proteins below are encoded in one region of Eulemur rufifrons isolate Redbay chromosome 2, OSU_ERuf_1, whole genome shotgun sequence:
- the MCEMP1 gene encoding mast cell-expressed membrane protein 1 → MQAAAFKDKKRGSPAHREGAKDPDYENITLAFRNQNQPKGGHPPLTSQAQPRSPSDPAQVPRWLYRAILSLYILLTVALLFCIILSALVLVKNSEMSKEVRNLKTELWNVSNLMQECEKRQEKGFHPVQQSIGEVRKKVENLATQLAEIKKINTNIEKALQDLKKPNASPS, encoded by the exons ATGCAGGCGGCTGCCTTCAAGGACAAGAAACGGGGGTCCCCGGCCCATCGGGAAG GTGCCAAGGACCCTGACTACGAGAATATCACCTTGGCCTTCAGAAACCAGAACCAGCCAAAGGGTGGTCACCCACCGCTCACGAGTCAAG cccagcccaggtcaCCCTCGGACCCTGCCCAGGTCCCCCGCTGGTTGTACAGGGCCATCCTGAGCCTGTACATCCTCCTCACCGTGGCCTTATTGTTTTGCATCATTCTCTCGGCTCTAGTCCTGGTGAAAA ATTCTGAGATGTCCAAGGAGGTGCGGAATTTGAAAACGGAGCTTTGGAATG TGTCAAACTTGATGCAAGAATGTgagaagaggcaggagaagggCTTCCACCCTGTTCAGCAGAGCATCGGCGAGGTCAGGAAGAAGGTGGAGAACTTGGCGACACAGCTAGCAG aaataaagaaaatcaatacaaACATAGAGAAAGCCTTACAAGATCTGAAGAAGCCAAATGCAT CCCCATCTTGA